A single genomic interval of Psychroserpens sp. NJDZ02 harbors:
- a CDS encoding SMI1/KNR4 family protein, whose translation MRNITAYTANLKEMKWNDFNFDPITIDTLAKLETPEHYKNSFAFRDALLKAVQKFSNQEVYKLLVITPDNISTSNFYGIAFLEGKNILTLQIENTPIFKEWFDDIDLDEDDADKITPKIYSFAENLYSSQSTSNLTEGLIYNDTGAFITQFIPNQFIAEKLAKEKVDFLEPFIQLNAYNNFEELSQNFKKLIDSKQLNVCPPKNNEAIYNQFEKEANFPFPSLIKDYLSLHNGIENFPIMSAEKIVKEWKSWKNVYNNWTQDELLDTYSTNKGKTLQMYTTPYWIPFFDLENGNFLALDFAPNTLGTSGQVIRFGADQDIGYIEADSLNTFIKSLLGEQVEMEDENDLVTTNRS comes from the coding sequence ATGAGAAATATTACTGCATATACAGCTAATTTAAAGGAGATGAAATGGAATGATTTTAATTTTGATCCAATCACCATAGACACACTTGCAAAACTAGAAACCCCCGAGCATTATAAAAATAGTTTTGCTTTTAGAGATGCGTTGTTAAAAGCTGTGCAAAAATTTTCAAACCAAGAAGTTTACAAACTATTAGTCATTACTCCTGACAACATATCTACTAGCAATTTTTATGGTATTGCCTTTTTGGAAGGTAAAAACATCTTAACCTTACAAATTGAAAACACTCCAATTTTTAAAGAATGGTTTGATGACATCGATCTTGACGAAGACGATGCAGATAAAATCACGCCTAAAATCTATTCTTTTGCAGAGAATTTGTACAGCAGTCAATCAACTTCAAATCTTACAGAAGGATTAATTTATAACGATACAGGTGCCTTCATTACTCAATTTATTCCCAATCAATTTATTGCTGAAAAATTAGCTAAAGAAAAAGTAGATTTCCTAGAGCCATTCATTCAATTAAATGCCTACAATAATTTTGAAGAGCTCTCCCAGAACTTTAAAAAGCTAATAGACTCTAAACAACTAAACGTTTGTCCTCCAAAAAACAATGAGGCTATTTATAATCAATTTGAGAAAGAAGCTAACTTTCCATTCCCTTCGCTAATTAAAGATTACTTATCGTTACACAATGGGATTGAAAACTTTCCAATTATGAGTGCCGAAAAAATAGTAAAAGAATGGAAAAGTTGGAAAAATGTTTATAACAACTGGACACAGGACGAGTTATTAGATACATATAGCACAAACAAAGGTAAAACCTTACAAATGTACACAACACCTTATTGGATTCCCTTTTTTGATTTAGAAAACGGTAATTTTCTAGCATTAGATTTTGCTCCAAACACTTTGGGTACTTCAGGTCAAGTTATTCGTTTTGGTGCCGACCAAGACATTGGCTATATCGAAGCAGACAGTTTAAATACCTTTATCAAAAGTTTATTAGGAGAACAAGTCGAAATGGAAGATGAGAATGATTTAGTAACAACTAATAGGTCTTAA
- a CDS encoding DUF1266 domain-containing protein yields MTQEITPEIQDQLNLSALILKKNYKNADLTSWSGFDLEDQMHVKQAKRLLSLFGIKSGLHLRNSLQRYESGQMVSHQFDKLASEFRMITSTDFDAKYNAEENQITKAIYKMVWKYRFSLRKEKLIGYEMAFYIFQMRLGHVLGFIGTDEMILRLEEANDTIKSTFSSWSDFHRNVCLGDEYVLGATEQDVSKFPGTATLWECYQRLHIEHADWFKTWKK; encoded by the coding sequence ATGACACAAGAGATCACACCCGAAATACAAGACCAATTAAATTTATCGGCCTTGATATTAAAGAAAAATTATAAAAACGCAGATTTAACAAGTTGGTCTGGTTTCGATTTAGAAGACCAAATGCATGTAAAGCAAGCCAAACGCCTTTTAAGTTTATTTGGTATAAAATCTGGTTTGCACTTACGCAATAGTTTACAACGTTATGAAAGCGGACAAATGGTATCTCATCAATTTGATAAACTCGCTTCAGAGTTTCGTATGATTACCTCTACCGATTTTGATGCCAAATACAATGCTGAAGAAAATCAAATAACAAAAGCCATCTACAAAATGGTGTGGAAATACCGTTTTAGCTTAAGAAAAGAGAAACTTATTGGGTACGAAATGGCCTTTTATATTTTTCAAATGCGTTTAGGTCATGTATTAGGTTTTATCGGTACAGATGAAATGATTTTACGTTTAGAAGAAGCTAACGACACTATAAAATCGACCTTTTCTAGTTGGAGCGATTTTCACCGTAACGTATGTTTAGGCGATGAATACGTTTTGGGAGCAACAGAACAAGATGTTAGTAAATTTCCGGGAACAGCGACGCTTTGGGAATGCTACCAACGTTTACATATAGAACATGCCGATTGGTTTAAAACATGGAAAAAATGA
- a CDS encoding tetratricopeptide repeat protein: MSLTRREVIKQIEHAETLYKANLSAPLQSVINNIQENFEILGDNNLADNARYYRIYMLYLGAFEELNMDVMESYLQALIDIDEVLPSDYEYVCSYYKHCKEWVYETALMTYSYNETLHIHYALKLQEDKRFEEAIITLKYVLECYPALTEARLLLWNIQSALLEQLCESSEEADCFQLLDLASATHNKTVLKGLQLDNRLDQAGKNLAMIQVEIWSKWSAEIKKLWDKEWKHFDLTDHTRLLLADFAKSFMKYDFISQIVATPPEPQFPEENYTNFEEYQTYMEALANSGWQSAQHQYVLIGNSGYYHTKHKPTIEACVEQGLALNPKNPLLHVLKAKSFFLDKDYNQTGAAYHDAFRNGLRMSEYLQYLLEVNGRIESWQGILDIVVQFHRRETPTLKTLFFQARALFRLHRFDEALEVINEALADFPLPKHSFAPWLYNLRMNIHRRNHNYTAFFEDMHAEVEFYEFDDNDYCGTMNMCIEALVEMGDYEECHKYAIYNFEQNKLSPELRPVFQWICYYTFLEHPEALGKATADDLIDDPTRFSEYRNNGFIQWMLFDYTAGAESLKKAAELSTNKACYLKLALKCLTAGFDNKATIALCETIKKEVPETRDWKLDFDYANTLEQDKRYKDAKIAYENLLQSYPKETFINFPKDQYHMMLKVFKDTSKGLNNIADYTKYNAMFLSKDHPSEMALLEHLEIAQNHHKEDIFLQHNLLEPISKLSIEFENGELEQLKEIKSRIKADYF, from the coding sequence ATGAGTTTAACAAGAAGAGAAGTTATAAAACAAATTGAGCATGCAGAAACACTTTATAAAGCCAATCTTTCTGCGCCTTTACAATCTGTAATAAATAATATTCAAGAAAATTTTGAAATACTAGGAGATAACAATCTTGCCGATAATGCTAGATATTATCGTATTTATATGCTTTATCTTGGTGCTTTTGAAGAGTTAAATATGGACGTTATGGAGTCTTATTTACAAGCTTTAATCGACATAGATGAAGTATTACCTTCCGATTACGAATATGTTTGTAGTTACTATAAACACTGTAAAGAATGGGTGTATGAAACAGCATTAATGACGTATTCATATAATGAAACCTTACACATCCATTACGCATTAAAATTGCAAGAAGACAAACGATTTGAAGAGGCAATTATCACGCTTAAATATGTTTTAGAATGTTATCCTGCGTTAACAGAAGCGCGTTTATTACTTTGGAATATTCAATCGGCTCTATTAGAGCAATTATGTGAATCTTCCGAAGAAGCAGACTGTTTTCAATTATTAGATTTAGCATCGGCTACTCATAATAAAACGGTTTTAAAAGGCTTACAATTAGATAATCGTTTGGATCAAGCTGGTAAAAACCTGGCCATGATACAAGTCGAGATTTGGTCAAAATGGTCGGCAGAAATAAAAAAGCTATGGGATAAAGAATGGAAACATTTTGATTTAACAGATCATACACGTTTATTATTAGCCGATTTTGCTAAGAGTTTTATGAAATATGATTTTATATCTCAAATAGTAGCAACACCACCTGAACCTCAGTTTCCGGAAGAAAACTACACCAATTTTGAGGAATATCAAACCTATATGGAAGCCTTAGCTAACTCAGGTTGGCAATCGGCACAGCATCAATATGTCCTGATAGGAAATTCGGGATATTATCATACAAAGCACAAACCAACTATTGAGGCTTGTGTAGAACAAGGCTTAGCTTTAAACCCTAAAAACCCGTTACTTCACGTTTTAAAAGCGAAATCTTTTTTCCTTGACAAAGATTACAACCAAACAGGAGCTGCCTACCACGACGCTTTTAGAAACGGACTCAGGATGAGTGAGTATTTGCAGTATTTACTAGAGGTTAATGGCCGAATAGAAAGCTGGCAAGGCATTTTAGATATCGTTGTACAGTTTCATCGCAGAGAAACACCAACGCTTAAAACCTTGTTTTTTCAAGCACGAGCCTTATTTAGATTACATAGATTTGATGAAGCGCTTGAAGTAATTAATGAAGCGCTTGCAGATTTTCCGCTACCAAAACATTCTTTCGCACCTTGGTTGTATAACTTACGAATGAATATTCATAGAAGAAACCATAATTACACGGCCTTTTTTGAAGATATGCATGCAGAAGTTGAGTTTTATGAATTCGATGACAATGATTATTGCGGCACCATGAATATGTGTATCGAAGCACTTGTAGAAATGGGTGATTATGAGGAATGCCATAAATATGCCATCTATAATTTTGAGCAAAATAAATTATCACCAGAATTGCGTCCTGTATTTCAATGGATTTGTTATTATACGTTTCTAGAACACCCAGAAGCATTAGGTAAAGCTACAGCTGACGATTTAATAGATGACCCAACGAGATTTAGTGAATACAGAAACAACGGATTTATTCAATGGATGTTATTCGATTATACTGCTGGAGCAGAATCTTTAAAAAAGGCAGCAGAACTATCGACTAACAAAGCCTGTTATTTAAAATTAGCTTTAAAATGTTTAACCGCAGGCTTTGATAATAAGGCAACTATTGCACTTTGTGAAACCATAAAAAAAGAGGTGCCAGAAACTAGAGATTGGAAACTAGATTTTGATTATGCCAATACTTTAGAACAAGATAAAAGATATAAAGACGCTAAAATTGCGTACGAAAATCTATTGCAAAGTTATCCAAAAGAAACATTTATTAATTTCCCTAAAGACCAATATCATATGATGTTGAAAGTATTTAAAGATACTTCAAAAGGGTTGAACAACATAGCGGATTACACTAAATACAATGCTATGTTTTTAAGTAAAGATCATCCGTCTGAAATGGCTTTATTAGAGCATTTAGAAATTGCACAAAACCATCATAAAGAGGATATCTTTCTTCAACATAATTTACTAGAACCCATTTCTAAACTAAGTATAGAATTTGAAAATGGAGAGCTAGAACAGTTAAAAGAAATAAAGTCTAGAATAAAAGCTGACTATTTTTAA
- a CDS encoding uracil-DNA glycosylase family protein, giving the protein MFKHTHPYQPFIKKDSKKLIVGTLPPPRFTTGNLLEKDVDFCYGSYYNSLWLFIDKIHDLGLRFDNSQEAIEERKAFLIAHKIGVCDIVESAERQKMDASDLGMSNIKLRDVIRYLQKYPNIDTLLFTGGNSKNGPEYFFRKHIKDYNIKLELVSKVTPKIHQFVMPNLMAQNEVSLDQKRLIKTVSLTSGSGAANIAIGSNPLYKQLKANNPKFNTFNFRVLQYREFF; this is encoded by the coding sequence ATGTTTAAACATACGCATCCATACCAACCTTTTATAAAAAAGGATAGCAAAAAGTTAATTGTCGGGACGTTGCCTCCACCGCGTTTTACAACAGGCAACTTATTGGAAAAGGATGTTGATTTTTGTTATGGGAGTTACTATAATAGTTTGTGGCTGTTTATCGATAAAATTCATGATTTAGGTCTGCGTTTTGATAACTCTCAAGAAGCTATTGAAGAACGGAAAGCATTTTTAATTGCACATAAAATTGGAGTCTGTGATATTGTGGAGAGTGCCGAGCGTCAAAAAATGGATGCTTCCGATTTAGGAATGTCAAATATCAAACTAAGGGATGTCATAAGGTATTTGCAAAAATATCCCAACATAGATACGCTGCTTTTTACTGGAGGAAATAGTAAAAATGGGCCAGAGTATTTTTTTAGAAAACACATAAAGGATTATAATATCAAATTAGAATTGGTCAGTAAAGTAACACCTAAGATACATCAATTTGTGATGCCTAATCTTATGGCGCAAAATGAGGTATCTCTTGATCAAAAAAGACTTATCAAAACGGTGTCTTTAACCTCCGGATCTGGAGCAGCAAATATCGCAATAGGCAGTAATCCGCTGTATAAGCAGCTAAAAGCTAACAACCCAAAATTTAATACGTTTAATTTTAGGGTGTTGCAGTATCGGGAGTTCTTCTAA